A genomic window from Acinetobacter lwoffii includes:
- a CDS encoding sulfate ABC transporter substrate-binding protein → MSIRKLKIGVLAALVSASAFSVSAKDFLNVSYDPTRELYDNFNKEFSAYWKKTTGQDINYKQSHGGSGKQARAVIDGLDADVVTLALAADIDEIAERGLLPKDWQKKFPQNSTPYTSTIVFLVRKGNPKGIKDWGDLVKPGVDIITPNPKTSGGARWNYLAAWAWAKHQKGGNDAKAQDFVRQIYKQTKVLDSGARGATTTFAERGIGDVLLAWENEAHLAVREQPGKFEIITPSLSILAEPPVAIVEKNAKKDGNEHLAKAYLNYLYSPAGQTVAAKNFYRPRNANVLKQYSTVFKSLKLVTIDKEFGGWTKVQKQHFDNGGVFDQIVKANHAK, encoded by the coding sequence ATGAGCATTCGTAAATTAAAAATTGGGGTATTGGCAGCACTGGTATCAGCAAGCGCTTTTAGTGTCTCTGCAAAAGATTTCCTAAACGTTTCATATGACCCGACTCGTGAATTATATGACAATTTCAATAAGGAATTCAGCGCATACTGGAAAAAAACCACCGGTCAGGATATTAACTATAAACAGTCACATGGCGGTTCAGGCAAACAGGCACGTGCCGTGATTGACGGACTGGATGCCGATGTTGTAACACTGGCACTGGCAGCAGATATTGATGAAATTGCAGAACGTGGTTTGCTGCCTAAAGACTGGCAAAAGAAATTCCCGCAGAATTCGACACCCTATACTTCAACCATCGTTTTTCTTGTACGTAAAGGCAATCCAAAAGGAATCAAAGACTGGGGAGATCTGGTTAAACCAGGCGTAGACATTATTACCCCGAACCCAAAAACTTCAGGTGGTGCACGCTGGAATTATCTGGCTGCCTGGGCGTGGGCCAAACACCAGAAAGGTGGCAATGATGCCAAAGCACAAGACTTTGTCCGTCAAATCTACAAACAAACCAAAGTACTGGATTCGGGTGCACGTGGTGCTACCACGACTTTCGCTGAACGCGGGATTGGGGATGTATTACTGGCTTGGGAAAATGAGGCACATTTGGCCGTCCGCGAACAGCCGGGAAAATTTGAAATCATTACTCCTTCTCTGTCTATTCTGGCTGAACCACCCGTGGCAATCGTAGAAAAAAATGCCAAGAAAGATGGTAATGAACATCTGGCCAAAGCCTATTTAAATTACCTCTATTCACCTGCTGGACAGACTGTGGCGGCGAAAAACTTTTACCGTCCACGTAATGCGAATGTATTAAAGCAATACAGTACCGTATTCAAGTCCTTAAAACTGGTCACCATTGATAAAGAATTTGGTGGCTGGACCAAGGTTCAGAAACAGCATTTTGACAATGGCGGTGTGTTTGATCAGATTGTCAAAGCCAATCACGCAAAATAA